One genomic window of Pseudomonadota bacterium includes the following:
- a CDS encoding PD-(D/E)XK nuclease family protein — translation MSERRTSTYSMWSLFRNCRKAAHWRYVLELVPLEKDRNLSFGSLIHTCLETWHLSRDLGAALDHVDRACANRAQEEEQRRVWHIATAMMRGYAARYPIEELEVVALEKSFEGEIINPATAASSRSFTLAGKVDGIVRVPGGSGAEHFLLEHKTASALDAGYLERLWTDFQITLYAHYVEQALGIHVDGVLYNVLVKARLQQGTGETEVEFEARREALLAKSKTGKTSAKRKLPETDEEFQARLAAKYADPGMFHRELLYVSREQIDTLRTELWELTQVFLDARRRDVWYQNTSFCFQYGRPCPYFALCRSGGSPNVIENFYERRPPHEELREGSPSPEEGPAF, via the coding sequence ATGAGCGAGCGCAGGACTTCCACGTACTCCATGTGGAGCCTCTTTCGGAACTGCCGCAAGGCAGCCCACTGGCGGTACGTGCTCGAGCTCGTGCCGCTGGAGAAGGACCGGAACCTCTCTTTCGGCTCGCTCATCCACACGTGCCTGGAGACGTGGCACCTCTCGCGCGACCTCGGCGCGGCTCTCGATCACGTCGACCGCGCCTGCGCCAACCGAGCCCAGGAAGAGGAGCAGCGCCGGGTTTGGCACATCGCGACCGCGATGATGCGCGGCTACGCGGCGCGCTACCCCATCGAGGAACTGGAGGTCGTCGCGCTCGAGAAGTCCTTCGAGGGCGAGATCATCAACCCCGCCACCGCCGCCTCGAGTCGCAGCTTCACGCTGGCCGGCAAGGTGGACGGCATCGTCCGTGTGCCCGGGGGCAGCGGAGCAGAGCACTTCCTGCTCGAGCACAAGACCGCGTCGGCCCTCGATGCCGGCTACCTCGAGCGGCTCTGGACCGACTTCCAGATCACGCTCTACGCCCACTACGTTGAGCAGGCCCTCGGCATCCACGTCGACGGCGTGCTCTACAACGTCCTGGTCAAGGCCCGCCTGCAGCAGGGCACCGGCGAGACGGAGGTCGAGTTCGAGGCGCGGCGCGAGGCGCTGCTCGCCAAGTCGAAGACCGGCAAGACCTCGGCCAAACGCAAGCTGCCCGAGACCGACGAGGAGTTCCAGGCGAGGCTCGCCGCCAAGTACGCCGACCCTGGGATGTTCCACCGCGAGCTGCTCTACGTCTCGCGCGAGCAGATCGACACCCTGCGCACCGAGCTGTGGGAGCTGACGCAGGTGTTCCTCGACGCCCGGCGCCGAGACGTCTGGTACCAGAACACCTCGTTCTGCTTCCAGTACGGCCGGCCCTGCCCGTACTTCGCGCTCTGCCGCTCGGGCGGGAGCCCCAACGTCATCGAGAACTTCTACGAGCGCCGCCCTCCGCACGAGGAGCTGCGTGAAGGCTCGCCGTCGCCCGAGGAGGGGCCGGCGTTCTGA
- a CDS encoding DUF669 domain-containing protein: MTYPRNPGEDDGPEVDLTQLDDAFKDAPVEEREFDPVPDGKYQVNVEKVEITTARSSGNPMLKWTLRILAPRFRGRMLWRNNVMATRENLKWLKNDLHTCGLDLQKLSDLPANLDRLLDVKLEVTKRTKGDNENVYLNRRIVLDGAAGSTGDGHAQGFAGDDEIPF; this comes from the coding sequence ATGACCTACCCCCGTAACCCAGGCGAAGACGACGGCCCCGAGGTCGATCTCACCCAGCTCGACGACGCGTTCAAGGACGCCCCGGTCGAGGAGCGCGAGTTCGACCCGGTCCCGGACGGCAAGTACCAGGTCAACGTCGAGAAGGTGGAGATCACCACGGCGAGGTCCTCGGGCAACCCGATGCTGAAGTGGACGCTGCGCATCCTCGCGCCGCGCTTCCGCGGCCGGATGCTGTGGCGGAACAACGTCATGGCGACCCGCGAGAACCTCAAGTGGCTGAAGAACGACCTGCACACCTGCGGCCTCGACCTGCAGAAGCTCTCGGACCTGCCCGCCAACCTCGACCGGCTGCTCGACGTGAAGCTCGAGGTGACCAAGCGGACCAAGGGCGACAACGAGAACGTGTACCTCAACCGGCGCATCGTGCTCGACGGCGCCGCCGGCAGCACAGGAGACGGCCATGCCCAAGGCTTCGCCGGGGACGACGAAATCCCCTTCTAG
- a CDS encoding sigma-70 family RNA polymerase sigma factor, translated as MGRDNRYEGLDEYAVKIIRHKARQLVGRAGLVAADRDDLEQDMVMDLLRRLPRFDPSKAKRETFISRIVEHRVATIIETQKAGLRDYRCNAGSLDERRADEGGGTGDMPPVLDQDSYRRETLGTARQDEDLRDLRRDIAMVVEDLPSDLRELCRRLLTSTVSEVSRETGVPRGTIYESVQKLRSRFEKGGLAAYLDGADTSRRAPVGNR; from the coding sequence ATGGGAAGAGACAACAGGTACGAGGGACTCGATGAATACGCGGTCAAGATCATCCGGCACAAGGCGCGCCAGCTCGTGGGGCGAGCGGGCCTCGTGGCGGCTGACCGCGACGACCTCGAGCAGGACATGGTGATGGATCTGCTGCGCCGCCTGCCGCGCTTCGATCCGTCGAAGGCCAAACGCGAGACCTTCATATCGCGGATCGTCGAGCACCGCGTCGCCACGATCATCGAGACGCAGAAGGCCGGGCTGCGGGACTACCGCTGCAACGCCGGCTCCCTGGATGAGCGGCGTGCCGACGAAGGTGGAGGAACCGGCGATATGCCTCCGGTCCTCGATCAGGACAGCTATCGCCGCGAGACGTTGGGGACAGCCCGCCAGGATGAGGATCTCCGAGACTTGCGCCGGGACATAGCGATGGTCGTCGAGGATCTGCCCTCCGACCTCCGGGAGCTTTGCCGGCGGCTCCTGACCTCGACGGTGAGCGAGGTGTCGCGGGAGACCGGTGTCCCGCGCGGGACCATCTACGAGTCGGTCCAGAAGCTGCGCAGCCGCTTCGAGAAGGGGGGGCTCGCCGCCTATCTCGACGGCGCCGACACATCTCGCCGAGCGCCTGTAGGTAACCGCTGA
- a CDS encoding ATP-binding protein → MLPSQKTPPKTTLTDLTVLVYGPSKIGKSTWCSQAEGALFLATEAGLNNLEVFQAPIGTWDELLVACKEIAEGQHPYQTIIIDTVDNAYRMCAEHVCQKFKIEHESDLGYGKGYALINNEFYRVLNKLSLLPHGLFLVSHSQERELETRTGKLTRVVPTLPDKARKIVLGMVDVILFCDLEVTTGADGKAVSRRVVRTKPSMHYEAGDRTGRLHEVIDLDFRKFVEAYAAGPSGRAAPATPPAPNNQTPATPPQTAPATAKPRAAASR, encoded by the coding sequence ATGCTACCGAGCCAGAAGACGCCACCCAAGACGACCCTCACGGACCTGACGGTCCTGGTCTACGGGCCGAGCAAGATCGGCAAGTCGACCTGGTGCTCGCAGGCCGAGGGAGCGCTGTTCCTCGCCACCGAGGCGGGGCTCAACAACCTGGAGGTGTTCCAGGCGCCGATCGGCACCTGGGACGAGCTGCTCGTCGCCTGCAAGGAGATCGCGGAAGGCCAGCACCCCTACCAGACGATCATCATCGACACCGTCGACAACGCCTACCGAATGTGCGCCGAGCACGTCTGCCAGAAGTTCAAGATCGAGCACGAGAGTGACCTCGGCTACGGCAAGGGCTACGCGCTCATCAACAACGAGTTCTACCGCGTCCTGAACAAGCTCTCGCTGCTGCCCCACGGCCTCTTCCTTGTGTCCCACTCGCAGGAGCGGGAGCTCGAGACGCGGACCGGGAAGCTCACGCGCGTCGTGCCGACCCTGCCGGACAAGGCCCGGAAGATCGTCCTCGGCATGGTGGACGTGATCCTCTTCTGCGACCTGGAGGTCACGACCGGCGCCGACGGCAAGGCGGTGTCGCGACGCGTGGTGCGGACCAAGCCGAGCATGCACTACGAGGCCGGCGATCGCACGGGACGGCTGCACGAGGTGATCGACCTCGACTTCCGCAAGTTCGTCGAGGCCTACGCGGCGGGTCCGTCGGGGAGAGCCGCGCCCGCAACGCCCCCTGCCCCCAACAACCAGACCCCCGCCACGCCGCCCCAGACGGCGCCGGCGACGGCAAAGCCCCGCGCGGCGGCCAGCCGGTAA